The Rosa rugosa chromosome 3, drRosRugo1.1, whole genome shotgun sequence sequence ATGAAGCAGTTTCAATCAACACACAACGACAaattttttttcgttgtctaaAAAGTGTAGTCTGATGCagattttggcatagtgtaAGGCTCATTGTACTCTTAAATTTCTTAATTTTCCTTCCAGATCTTCTAATGTGATGCACCATAATTCTTCAAGGCCTTCTCGTTCGTGGAATCCACCGAATTAATTTTGGAAGTTTAAAGGTGAGTACTTATGCTGCTTGGGATAGTATCTCTCTTTGTGGCGGTATTGCAGATTTGTTTCGTTATTGAAATCGACATCTCTTCGCTAGTTCTACTAAACCACTGTGGGCAATTTCGGCTATTGCTGCGGAAGGTTTAGCTATTTTGGAAGATCTCTCTCTTGCTTCCTCTTTATCTCTTCAATCTATTATTGTGGAATCAGACTTGCTGTAGCTTATCAATGCTCTCAATAACAATCTGTGGTAGTAGATTGGTCTGTTGCTCCTGTTGTCCAAGCTATTGTTGCTTTATCCAAGTCTTTTGTCTCAGTTAACTAGACTTGGTCCAGCAGGATTACAAATTCAGTGACATATTTTTTTGCTAGCCTGCTCATAGGAAAGCGTATCATCTGGATTGGGTTCTCAATCCCCCTCTTTCCTTATCTCACCTTTTCCTTGCTTTCCTGTAGCTTTCTTTGTTTGAATGGATTGCTTATTtgcctttaaaaaaaaaaaaaacccaaattttgGCCATGAATTTAATTGTAAAACCTTAAAAGTGTTGACGAGTCCATTCATATTAGTGAAATGATTAAATCTGTAATTCTCAATGTACAAGGGCGGACAATGAAccaaaacccctgattacaatacgcaactagagaacatcctgaaataccttcatgagtctctactaaacaaaTGTATtcaacaaagcaccaactagcTAGGGTACGTTTCCCTCGACAAAAACCTTCCTCATCCGGCTGCGCACCCGCGTCGGCGttggcctctggcctcgtcgGCGATTGGCGCGTGCAGCCGGACGGGCACTGTCCTCCTCGGAATTCTctttattattgaaattaagaTCAAATAATTTAATTTCTTAATCACTAAAGACCTCCATGCCGTCGAAATTATTTTATGCTAATGCGCATATAAGAATATAAATACACTCTACTATTACTCTCTTTTCTCTTCAATAAATTCACCATGGACACgagaattcaatggaataataCATGGGGGCATGTAAGTTGGTGGCCCGCGAATGCTAGTCTCCGGAGTGTCCCCATTTTTCACTATAAAAGCAGTGTCCATACCCCAAGTTAAGTGTCTCTCGAAATGACAATGCCAAAGCCACACTCCTGcaaataagggaaaaaaatcACTAATGCAATCTACTATACCATCCAGGCTATATATGTGTTGATTttaacattcaaccaaaattaGATATAATAGTGAAAAACACCTAGAATTATTGTCATGCATGGCTTTGGGTGCATGATACAACCAACAtgagattttattttattttttaatttgtatCGAAACAACTAAATTCCCACTTTATGGATATACATTAATGTAAAGCAATATTAATCGGTAATACATACCAGGATTAGTTGCTTTGAATCTAATTGCTAACCATCCTCTTTTGGGAACTCCAAAGGTAGTTACTTCAGGAGGATCTACCAAATTATACCCCTTGGGATCAGTCTCATTGTCAAAATTTCCAAAACCATACCCGACCACATAAAAGCTATATCCATGCATATGCATTGGATGATTGACAGAACCGTCCATCACATTAGTCCCTTGGAACACAATTTCAACCGATTCATTATAGTTCAACACTTTCACCTTTGTCCCTTGTGCTGTGTAATCATAATAGTCGGGGACAGAATCTGCTGTAAAATCATAAAACAAAGGCGGCTGGTCTGGGAAATTTGATTCATAAGCCCTGCTTATGTTCCTGCATCACAATATTAAAACTAGCGTATTCTTAGTTACTCTATTGAAAATGCTTAAATTAACAATTTTGAATACTGATATTAATTACAATAAGTTAGCACACATCTAAAATGGAGTCAAgtacaaatgatttttttttcttactcaTTATTATATGAATGAGTTGTTCATCTTTCGCATCAGCTTATATAAATGTTTATAATCATTTCTAACACTtaagtatgtttttttttttttttgaatgaagggcTGGTggagctgccctcaagccttgattaatgaaactgtcgaatacaagggggggacattcagcctaaacccctgattaccataagcatctagaaaatttcccgaaataatatcagaaatctctataggagacttgtattctaacaagcacaaactagcaaagagtgcaatagctactccatttgctttaacatagcagtgacatagcggaaagataacACTATATGTACCCCGCGTACAACCTAGCATAAATAcctgctttagcacagcttccctactatgttgccgccagaTGATAAATCCGACAACACTTAgcttcatcctgccactaggcggtagcgaccatttgatgAAGCCAAAAACTCGCTACCAACCTAGAGCAGATAAGGCACACTGAGTGCATACACTGGCATAAGGCCCTACTAGTTCTACACAACAAGTGTAGActcttatttcacgccaaagaCGCGACCTAGACACATAAcagcaataaaataaaacataaataacatAACTAGCTAAGCCCATGCCCAAAAagagggcccaagcccaagcaacAACCCAGGATAAGGGAAGCCCGCAATCTGCCAGCCGGGTCTGGCCCAAATCCCCTACAGCCATTGCCGCCGGACCTTGCAGAAGGCCACCCCGCAGCTTCCGCCGAGCCGCCGTCAGCGATCTGTCACCCCAGATCGGAGCCAAAACCTGCAGAGAAACCATCTTCGTCACACCATGGAGAAGCCATCTGGAACCCCGCTCACCCAGATCGGGATCCGAAGATCCGAACCGGAAAAAGCTGCTCTGATTAGCCCCCGGCCAAGCCGCGCCGAATGCCTCACCGCCGGATCGCCTCCAAATCCGAGATTGTATCGGGCGAGTAGACCATCGAAGAGAGAACCCAGAAGCCAGCAGCCGCACTTTCCCCTCCCTCACTGACATCCACCGTAATCTCATCGATCGGAACGAGAGACCCGGCCTCACACCCAACCCACGCGGAGTCGGCaatggcccgtccgacgacagcgtAGGGGCACGCCACCGAACAGGGGGGAAGACCTTGGTTCTTGCTCTCAGGCGCGTACAGCGCGTTCGCCTCCTAGTCTTATAAACGTTGTTCTTGAATGATTGTTTATCCTTAAGTATGTTAAATATTCTTTGATGTGATAAAGAAATTTAAGAAGATTTTGATGTTTGACTTTTGTCAACTTTCATAATTGCTGTTATTTTAGGCTATATCTATATATTTAGAATCTGAGaaaaaaatggccaaaaaaaaaataacattaaaaaaaaaggccATAAAAAAGGAACCTGAAAAAAAGAACACAAAATTTGATTGTTTATTGAAAGAAACAAAGTAATAAATACTACTCAAGACGTTGCCTCACATACTTGCGGGGATCACTAGTTATTAGAAAATATCTATTATGTAGAGTAGTGGTCTACTCCTACTGATCAATGAGTTTGTAGTTAATTATGGAAGAATTTAAATCAAACAGTTAAGAAAAAACTAAAGAATTCATGGTCTTCCATGTTTTTGCTTTTAGTAATtattatctgttgtctgatataaACCCAGCTTGCACTAGTtgcactattttttttttctttgacgaagtggtgttagctcagagGTTaaagcacccactacctaagatcgatgtcatgggttcgagtcaccatggggtaggagtgaaatcctttgatcctctttttaaaaATATAGTTACATATTTCTTTGTTATGACCATATGATTACCGCTAATGCATTCAATACTAGAACAATTATTGAAGGATATAGTAATTAAATCTCACTTTTCTCTCACAAAGAAGATGCATGAAATGtagagagaagaggaagaaccTGTAGTAGGCTTCCAAGACATTTGTAGTTGGTTTTGTGTCGACCCAACTAACATTATTTAGGCTTGAAGCGATATTCTCAGTTATTTCACAGCCTGCATGGTCACAAGGAAGTACATTCATCGACACTGTAATATACATTCTGGTAGTGATGTCGAGTGGAACATTTACAGGGTACTCTGGAGTAGCCAAGCTTCTAAGTTGGTATGTGAAGTTGAGTGCTGCTGCTTTGTCCAAGTACATAGGAAGAGTAGATGGAAATACAGGAGATGTCTCATATGTATAGTTGCCTCTGTATTCAAGGATTGCAGTAACATTTGCATGGTCAAATCTAGTGACTGAAGGGTTCTCACTTGAGTATTGTCTAATAGCCATATAATATTGGCCAAGAGACTGGTTTGCTACTAGCAAGACATCCATCGTTTGTCCAGGACTTATGACCATGTAGGCAGTGTTTATGGGTTTTATGTAGGCTCCATCTAGTCCAACCACAGTGAGACTATGCTCTGCAACGGCAAAGAAGTGTTCTGCATTCATGTTTCCGTTGACTATACGAAGAAGATATGTCTTGCCGTAATCCACTATACGACGGTACGCTGTTCCTGAAATTATTCAGGATTTTAAATACTAGCAGATttccttttgaaaaaaaaaaaaatacaagcaGATTTCAATTTTAGCAATATACAATATCCTTTTGAAAAAATTAATGGAGCATTAAAatcaatgaaaaaaaataagaaaaagagaaagcaTACCATTGGAGCATGCACAAAAATCTCCTGGCTGCCCATTTAAAGTGTAAGCATCTGAATGGGGTAAGTCGGTACCATTTTGTATAGACTCATCAATAAGTTCTTTTATATCTCCTGTGTACCAAGATGCTTCATATATGCAAGGATCAACACAGATAATACAAGGGTTTATTAGTACTTAATTGACATCAATGAAGTAGAATTAGAGCCCAAATGGTAAATAGAATCTAGggcattattatttttttatattttttttatcaaatcaaACAACTCATATACAGCAACTACTTTATTGTGAGTCAAAATCACGACCTCCCACTCACAAAGGGAAGATTTATGCCACTAGGCCAAATGGTAATAGGCGGACATATTTTGTTTTGATAGAaacagatttgctcacctaagggacagttttaagggactgtgaggaaCAAGTGCATCtaaaccacatgtattaaatataaaagcacaaattataacaacttaaaactgtgcatttattttcagccgtcagattcacttgtccctcacagtcccttaaaaactgtcccttaagTGAGCATGCCTTATAAAATAGGTATTAttctcatttttcaattttcattccaCACTAGAAATCAAATTCTAATCAAATTTTATCTAATGTTGTTTAACATAATTGCCTATTTCACGAAAATTTGATGATTGTGCAAAGTATATATAGTTAGAATTCTTTGATAGTTTTTCAAAAACATATTTATAAATCCAACACTATAAGTTGTACATTGAAGTTATTCTAATCTCTTGATCATATATCCCATTGTAGATTTATACAATATTGTATGATGTTCATTAGTATTTGTAAGTTATTCCAGTAACACAATATTAAACTGAAGATCAAAAGAAAGAGTTAGTCTCAATATTAAATAAAACGACTCATGCAGATTAATTTTTTATACCAATTACAAGAACTTCGTCTTCATCAGGTTGCGGAAATGGGAATGTGGTTCCAATAGCAGGCAAGATAACAATAGCACCATGAACAGTAGCTCTAGTCCAATCACTATGTGCATGCCACCATACAGTTCCTTCTTCTATGGACAATAATACTTCATAGGTGAAGTTTGTTCCAGGTGGGATTGGACACTGTGTGATGTAAGATGGACCATCTGACCATGGATTTCGTGGTTGCTTTATCCCATGCCTGTATTGTTATAACATAGCAATTTTTTCATAAACATTGCCTCATCTAAAGAAGTCAAAAATAAGTAACTAGATATCGTAGTAGTATCCCAATTACTTACTTCatcaaattgaattaaagttcaattcataaacaaaaaagaatatataatatCAACTTTTTCATAAactaaaagataaaaaatagtCAATATTGAAAATGGTTTGTGTAAATTTTGTCAAACATGAGATGAGATTAGcagaattttctgaaaaattaTTGGCCCAAATTCACAGAAAAAGCATGTTGAAATTAGGGATCTATGCtctgtttctttatttttgatttCTTAGTTTTTTCAAAAAGGGTTCTCAAATAGTGTCGTGCTAGGATTTCTTCGTGCTAATCACTGCACCTAAGTCTTGGCCTGACTTAACCTATTCTTGTTGCTCTTTCATTTTGGATTGTTTGTTCTTCATTTGTTTTGAATCTAGGTTTCATTCCGGTGTCTTGTTCTTGATTTTTCCTTCATGGTGAAGAGTTGATTCATGCATGAATAAGTTTTTGTTCATTTATTAGCCAAGGATGAGTTGATTGATCTATCAGCATCAATTAGCTTGGATTAATTGCTTTGCAGATGGGGAGCCATTTTTCCTCTTTATGGCGATTCTTCTCTAGATTTGCTTCATTCTTGCAGCATGGTGTTTAGTTTGGTCACAACCCATGAGGTTTTTTCATGATTATGTTCGATCTTAGTAACTCGCTGGGGGTGTGGTTGGCGTTGCTTGTTGACTGATGATGGTCAAGGGTGGTGGAGTTTTGGGTCTTGAGGATACAAGTGGTGGTTCACTTGCTTATTTATTCAAATAAGAGGTAGCTCTGGTTGATTTTTCGGCAATGTTTGGTCATCATATAGATTTTACTTTTGATGGACGAAAGTCGGGTGCATGCATCAATTAGTTTTTCTCTAGTTCATTCGGGCTAGAATATTCCCTTGGGCCTTAGTTTGCGGGGAAAGTATTATTTTGAAGGTGATTTTGCGgggaaaatatttttttctattttatttttcgtGGTAGTATCATCGTAAAGAGTTTGGGATTTGAGTTCATCTCCATGGTTCATGGTGTTAGATTTCCTATATTATTTTGCCTGCTTATTTCtagcataatttttttttatcgaaataggtcagccctttcattaagtTCAGCAAACAGTACAAAAATGAAACACCCCTATaaggtcgacagaaagaatcgttcctcagAACCTCCTGAAAttcctattctagaagaataaaaactcCATCCAACCCCATAGCGAAGGGTAATCCAGCTCACTTGAAACCCTATATCAGTGAGCCCAAAACTAAGGCCCACAAACCAGTTCAAGGCCCAAGAGGCCCATCCACCACATCCTTCGACCTGAGCAAGGAGCTATACCTTGCCGCTGCACCAGCCCGGAATCCTACCTCCCAGCTTGGAATCATGCAGGATCAGAAAGCTCAATTCCGGAATCCTGCCGCCTAGCCTCCCATCCGGAAGCGCGAGACCCCATCCACCAGTATCACTCACGGCCACCAAAACATAGACAAAATCCAAGGTACCCCCGATCGGATTTGAACTATAGACCTGAGCAGCACTGTTATCATCGAGTCCCCATCCCACATCGCCCAACGCAGTCACCAAAGTTGAAGGTGAGAAGACTCGTGCCTTCACAACCAAGCTGACCGCCATCAGAGGTTTCGGTCCACCCAAAAGACGAGCCTGATTCAAAACTAACATCATGAGGCACCGTCTGCACCAATCGCCATTGCCGCCAAATaggggagaagaaagagaggctCTGCCACCCTTCCAAATCCAATTTACCGAGCTACTGCGTAGCCGGGAATCCTCTTTGTCCAGAGTCAAGGAGTTTgcagcgccgccgccgccaatcaAGGCCGGTTGCGGTCTTAGGGTTGCTCTCGAGAGAAGAGAGtgcatttttttttcgtttccaATTACAATGAATTTTGATATGTAATTATTTTCAGTGCATCAATGCTTAATTCTAGCATAATAGTTGGTGCGGTTGGTTAGGTTTGTTTATGTGTAATTTAGCTCTTATTATCTATAGTGTATATATTTAACAGAACTCATTTTGTTAGCCACAAGTGAAAATACGTACTCAAATATCCTCACACCATatattatactaaataaattttttttttaagaaaaataacAACTCTATTAATAATAATAGGATTACAGCTAACAAATATAGAAACTATATTAAAATTATAATTACGAAAACAATACGAGATGCAATAAGGCATTGAAAAATAAACCTAGCAACGATCGATAGAAGTCACATCTAATAAAGCACTGGATGTAAGTCGGATTATGTACAAAGTTACCAATGGTATGACCGACATGCACCGAGCAGAAGACAATCTTCCACCAAAGTAACTAGCGAACCAAAGCTCATGATACCAAATCATAAACCAAACAAAATTCCAAAGGAAGCCTACATTAATGTGTAATAAATGAGAGATATAAATGTTTCTGGTTTGTTAGGCTATATAGATGGAAGGGTGTATACAAACTTGTTGGGTATAAATGTATCATTGGATGTTTAAAATTACTTGATGTAAACCAATAGTTAATCTAGTGCGCTTATAGTTAAGATATATTTGCTCGGTCTAAATATAGTTTAGTGGGTTGTCGATGCTTTCAAAATGTCTTTTTCAAAAGGGGTTttatccatttaccccatttctagggatttttttctcccttaccccattaagtttttttaattccctcttacccaatacactctaagggagtcttccctaataccccattaagattttttttttgtttttaattttttttaataccattttacccctcacccctttgttacttagagagagagagagagagaaaatggaagagagagaaactataggagacttcgccggagcccgtcaccggccgccggaatccggtcaccggtcgccggaatccggccaactttcgccggattccggtcaccggctgccccCCACCGGAAATTGCTgcaaatctcaccggaaagttttttttgcccccaatagacatctattgccccccaatagacgtctattgccccccaatagacgtctattgccccaatagtctattgccccccaatagacgactatctgtcatgtattgccccccaatagaagcaTATTGCttcccaataggactttcaatttccagaatgggaactaatctctctaaatttagacaaataaaattttgattacagaaaaaaaaacaaggagattacatcaattcaaaacgtctattgccccccaatagacgactatcagccatgtattgccccccaatagacgactatcaaccatgtattgccccccaatagacgttttgattaccgaaatgggaactaattttcctaaaattacacaaataaaactttgattaaagaaaaaaaagatgagactacatcaattcaaaacgtatattgccccccaatagacgtctattgccctcccaatagacctttaacaaaCCTATATTGCCCCAACATAaacctttctttttcattttttttccttccgggccttctgcccccattttacccaaaaaaaaaaggcaaaggaAAGAAATAAATTGACTTGTGGCCCCCAATAAAACATTTTTCCCCCTTTTCTTGCATTATAtgccttctgcccccatttactaaaaaaaaaattaaaaaaaaaaatcagaacgACGCCGACCAATCCCTGACAGCAAAGCCCGGCGAAGTTGCGCATGGAGCAGACGCATCTCGAACCCAAATCATCTCCGACCTTGAAATCAGAGCTTCCCTTGAACTCAGATTGACTCCAGAATCTCGAAATCCCGGCCTTCCGAAGAGGCCTCCGACGAGGCGTCCGGGTGGTGCAGCTTCGCTAGAGACGAAGTTATTACTGCTATAGCTACTGGCTCGGTCGGTGCCGGTTGAGTCGTCGTGTGTGAGCAACCTCAAGGAGCGAGTATGGTGATCTGAGCTTGGTGGAGAGCGAACGCAAACGGAGCTCCGACGTTTGGAGACGGATCTTTGACACCGTAAAACCAATTTCCAAACGGATCGGGTTAGAGGCAAGCCACGAAGACGGCGACAGAGACGACGACGGAGGCAAACTGGCCAGTGACGTCGTCTGTCCGATTCCGACGAGGAGGGAGcgacgaggagagagagagagagagagcagacgtctggtgtgtgagagagagagagagagagaccggatctgggggaggagagagatgagagagtggcatcatgtagttttttaattaggtgaagggcaaagttgtcatttctctttaaattgggttagtgggaataaaaatatgttgctggg is a genomic window containing:
- the LOC133740072 gene encoding putative laccase-9; protein product: MKHQKTCPLSTTELLVFLFLIVLQFLSLLVQAEVHYYDFVVREKNYTRLCETKSILVVNDSFPGPEIRVHKGDTVYVNVHNQGDYALTVHWHGIKQPRNPWSDGPSYITQCPIPPGTNFTYEVLLSIEEGTVWWHAHSDWTRATVHGAIVILPAIGTTFPFPQPDEDEVLVIASWYTGDIKELIDESIQNGTDLPHSDAYTLNGQPGDFCACSNGTAYRRIVDYGKTYLLRIVNGNMNAEHFFAVAEHSLTVVGLDGAYIKPINTAYMVISPGQTMDVLLVANQSLGQYYMAIRQYSSENPSVTRFDHANVTAILEYRGNYTYETSPVFPSTLPMYLDKAAALNFTYQLRSLATPEYPVNVPLDITTRMYITVSMNVLPCDHAGCEITENIASSLNNVSWVDTKPTTNVLEAYYRNISRAYESNFPDQPPLFYDFTADSVPDYYDYTAQGTKVKVLNYNESVEIVFQGTNVMDGSVNHPMHMHGYSFYVVGYGFGNFDNETDPKGYNLVDPPEVTTFGVPKRGWLAIRFKATNPGVWLWHCHFERHLTWGMDTAFIVKNGDTPETSIRGPPTYMPPCIIPLNSRVHGEFIEEKRE